The Pirellulales bacterium region TGCAGGACCGGGCGAATTCGTCAGAGGGCAGTCAAATGACCGTCGAGCGCACAGCCCGTCAGATCCTTTTCCATGGCCTGGGCATGGTCCTGGCCGGCCTGGTGTGGGGTTTTGTCGTACCGGCGACGCCCTTTCCCCGCCTGGCACTGACGGCACACATCGAGTTCACGTCAAACGGTGTGCTGTTTATCGTGCTGGCCGTTCTGCTCGTGGCGCTGCTGCACAATGTCGGGCCGCGCTCCGCGGCACTGATGCTCTTGGCCGCCTGGCTGACGTGGGTCATGCTCGCCTCGGAAGTGGCGAACGCCTGGTGGGGCACAAAAAGCACTCTACCGATCGCGGCCGCTCAGGCCGGAGCAGCCGGCGCGGTCGCCTGGCAAGAAACGGCCGTCACCCTTGCGCATATCGCCGCGGGCGTGGGCTTGGTCGTGGCCTGGACGCTGTTGATCGTCGGCTTGGCGCGGCGTCCGCAGCCGAACCTCGCGCGCTAAGGCGCTGAAACGATTGTTGGGTGCCACTGGTGGCTCGCCCACCAGTGAGAATTCCATGTAAGCACTGGTAGACAAGCTACCAGTGGCACACCGGTCGGTAGAGCGACCGTTTTGAAACAGCGTCTAACCGAAGCGCTGCTAGCGCGACCGCCGCTGCGACGACTTCCGATGCGGGCGGTAACCCGGCTCGCCGCGGATGTGATCCCCTTCGCGCTGTTCGCGCACCTCGCGATTCGCTTTCACACGCCGCTTGTCGAGCGCGGCCTTTGGCGCCCGATCAGGAATCAGGCAATCGCAGCCGCTGCCGATCAAGTCCTGCCGCCCCGCTTCCTCCAGCGCCCGCCGCACCTCGAAATAATTCTCCGGCTTGAAGAACTGCAACAGCGCCCGTTGCGAACGGCGATCGCGCAACTGCTTCGCGACATACACCGGCTTCTTGGTCATCGGATCGATGCCGGTGTGATACATGCAGGCCGCGATGTCGAAGGGGCTGGGAATGAAATCCTGCACCTGGTCAGGCTTGTAATGATTCCGCTTGAGGAATAGCGCCAGCTCGATCATCGAATCGACATCGCTGGCCGGATGGCTGGCGATGAAATACGGCACCAGGTACTGCTTCTTGCCCGCCTTGCTGCTGGCCTTTTTGAATTCGCGATCGAAGGCCGTGAAATCATCGATCGTGGGCTTTTTCATCGTCGAGAGCACATTCGGATCGGTGTGCTCGGGCGCGACCTTCAAGAGCCCGCCGACGTGATGCTCGGCCAGTTCGCGCATGTACTGCGGATCGCGCCGCGCCAGGTCCATGCGAATGCCCGAGGCGACCAGCACCTTGCGCACGCCGGGCTCTTCGCGCGCTTCGCGCATCAGTTCCACCAGCGGCCCGTGATCGGTCCCCAGCAACTTGCAAATCGTCGGGTGAACGCAGCTCAAGCGCCGGCAGCGGGCCTCGACCTCGGGGCGCGTGCAGCGCATCTGGTACATGTTGGCCGTCGGTCCGCCGATGTCGCTCACCACGCCGGTGAACTCAGGCTCCGCCGCCATCTGCTTGATTTCGGAAAGCACCGACGTCTGGCTGCGGCTCTGGATGATGCGCCCTTCGTGGGCGGTGATCGAGCAGAACGTACAGCCGCCGAAACAGCCGCGCATGATCTGCACCGAATCCTTGACGACCTGGTACGCCGGAATCTTTTCCTCGCGGTAAGCCGGGTGCGGGCGACGCGTGTAAGGCAATCCGTACACGCGATCCATTTCGTCCTGCCCGAGCGGAAAGGCGGGCGGGTTGGCCACCACCGCCTCGCGTCCGTGATATTGCACCAGCCGGCGGGCGTTGTACGGATTCGTCTCCAGGTGCGCGATCTTGGTCATTTCGGCAAAAGCCGGTTTGTCGGTCGAGACCTGCTCGTAGCTCGGCAGCGTAAGCGTATTCTCGGTTGGCGGCGTTTCACTTGCGCCCAGCCGATACACCACGCCGCGCATGTCGCGCAGATCGCGGACCGTTTCGCCGGCGGCCAGCCGTCGGGCAACCTCGACAATCGGCCGTTCGCCCATCCCGTACACCAACAGATCGGCCTTGGCGTCGAGGATGATCGACCGGCGGACTTTATCGCTCCAATAGTCGTAGTGCGCAAGCCGGCGCAAGCTGGCCTCGACGCCGCCGGCAATCACCGGAACACCGGAATACGCCTCCCGCGCGCGCTGGCAATAGGCCAGCGTAGCCCGATCCGGCCGCCGTCCAATCCGGCCGCCGGGACTGTACGCATCATCGTTGCGCACCTTCCGATTGGCGGTGTAGTGATTGATCATCGAGTCCATGTTGCCGGCGCTCACGGCAAAGAAGAGCCGCGGCCGGCCGAACGTCCGCCAGGCTTCGCAATTATGCCAGTCAGGCTGACTGACGATGCCGACGCGAAAACCCTCGCTCTCCAGCAATCGACCCAACAGCGCCATGGCAAAGCTGGGATGATCGACGTACGCGTCGCCGGTGACGAACACGACGTCGACTTCGTCCCACCCACGCGCGCACATCTCCTCGCGCGACATAGGGAGCGGCGGCGTCGGCGAAGAACGAACCGGCCCCGCCTCGAGCGGTGGACAGGAATAGCTCGCCCCCGGTGCGTCGACGATGGGTAGCGAGCTCAATCCGCGCGCAGCCTGGTCGCTGAATGCCGGCGCAGCCTGACCGCCGAATGGTGGCGCAGCCTGACCAATCCCTCTCCCTTCCAGGGAGAGGGCAGGGTGAGGGTCAGACTGGGAAGCAAGATTCATCGCCAAAGCTCAAGGGCGCAAGCGGCACAAACAAAGAGGCTCGTTCACAGAGCACAGCCTGGCCATTCTATCCCGCCCGCCGCAGAGTCGATAGCCAGCGGCACGCGCGGCCAGAAGCTCGCGGACGCGACTCATTGGCTGATCTGGCAATTCGGTAACGCCTGTTTGAGCTGGGCAATCTGTGCGCTGGACGCGAGAGATCCATCGATGCGCAACGTTTCCAGTTTCCGCAATGTCGCGAGCGGGGATACGTCCGCGACCGCGGTACCCGTTAGGTCGAGCTTCTCGAGCGACTGTAATCCCGCCAAGGGCGAGATATCGGCCACCGGTGTCGACGAGAGGTCGAGTTCTCGCAGGCGCGCCAGCCCGACGAGCGGCGTAAGGTCCGTCACACTCGTTCGAGCGAGCTCCAAATTCCATAGAGCGTTGAGTGATGCCAGCGGCGCAAGATCACTGATCTGCGTCTGAGAAAGATTGAGTTGCTCCAACTGCACAAGCCCAGAGAGCGAGGAAACGTCCGCCAGAGGCAAGCCGCGGAGGCTCAGCCATTGCAGCTTGGTCAGCTTTTCTAGAACCGAGATATCCGTGACGCGCGTATCGCCCGAATCAAGCCCAATGAGATTCTCGCATCGAGCAAGAGGTGCAAGGTCGTGAACCGACGTCCCCTCGAACTGTAACCAACTAAGCCCTTCGTGGCCCGCAAGTGGAGAGAGATCGCTCACTTTCGTGCGGCTGGCGAGAACCTGATATAGCTGCGTCATATTCGCCAGGGGCGCGAGGTCGCTTACCTGTGTGTCTTCGATCGACAAGGCTCTCATCTGCCTGAGATTCGCAAGCGGCGCGAGATCCGCCACCTGCGTCTTGTCGAGCACAAGCCACTCCAGACGCACCAATCCGGCAAGGGGGCGAAGGTCGCTTACACCTGTTCCATCAAGGAGCAGCTCCTTCAGACTCACCACGCGCACAAGGGGCGTAACGTCCTGGAGCTGAGGGCTGTTAACGCTCAGCCAATAGAGCTTCCTGTATCCTGCCAGTGGCGACAGGTCGCTCACTGCGACCACGCGGAAATTGATTTCCTCGATGCTCGTGCAATGTTCAAGCAGCGACAAATCGGGCGGCGTTCGCTTCCAGCGGAAGTCGACGCTGCGAATTCGCTCGCCATAAACGCGGGACAGAGCATCGCGCCACCACGGCATCGGCCCCGCCGAGCCTGTGTCGTACAGGCCCGTAAGCCACGGATCGACGTCGCGGGCCCGCAGCTTTTCGGCAATTTCCCGCTCGTAGCGCGACTGGGCCTGCTCACGTGCCACCCAAGCCAGACCGACGGCCAGAATTGTGATGAAGGCAAAGAGCGATCGCAGGGTGTAAGAGCGGAACGAGCGCGCTGTCACAGAATTCGCTTGCACGCTGTTCATCCAGTTATTTGCTCCCGGGCGGGAGCCGCGGCCATGAACGAACGCCCGAATGAGATCCCCTATGCATTTATCTTACCGTTGACCCTGCCAAAAAGGCTGAAACCACCCTTTCCGATTGACGGTACATGTACAGACGGCGATATTTGTTCTTCGTCTCGCCCGCCGCCTTAGTGTTCGGTGCAGAAAGCCACTTTGCAGGGGAGCCTGTCCGCGATGATGCGATCCATGGAGCGATTCGAACGCACGAGGGCCAATCGGCGGCTAACAATCGCCTTACTCGCGATGACTTTCACTGGTGCCGTGCTCTCGACGGCACTCGCCAACGAGTCAGCCAAAGACGTCGCCGGACAAGCGCCCCAGCCAGCCCCCGTCGCGCCTGCCCGGTTCTTGTTCGCCCTCGACCTCGACGGCAAGCCGCACAACATCGGGGATGGCGACGGATATAAGGCACTGGGCCTCGTCTTCCTGGCGACCGATTGCCCGGTCTCGCGCGAATATGTGCCGACGCTCAATCGCCTGGCGGCGTCGCTCGCCGATCAGCCGGTGAAGTTCTACGGCGTCATCTCGGACGAGACGATCACCCGGGCCCAGGC contains the following coding sequences:
- a CDS encoding YgiQ family radical SAM protein; this encodes MSSLPIVDAPGASYSCPPLEAGPVRSSPTPPLPMSREEMCARGWDEVDVVFVTGDAYVDHPSFAMALLGRLLESEGFRVGIVSQPDWHNCEAWRTFGRPRLFFAVSAGNMDSMINHYTANRKVRNDDAYSPGGRIGRRPDRATLAYCQRAREAYSGVPVIAGGVEASLRRLAHYDYWSDKVRRSIILDAKADLLVYGMGERPIVEVARRLAAGETVRDLRDMRGVVYRLGASETPPTENTLTLPSYEQVSTDKPAFAEMTKIAHLETNPYNARRLVQYHGREAVVANPPAFPLGQDEMDRVYGLPYTRRPHPAYREEKIPAYQVVKDSVQIMRGCFGGCTFCSITAHEGRIIQSRSQTSVLSEIKQMAAEPEFTGVVSDIGGPTANMYQMRCTRPEVEARCRRLSCVHPTICKLLGTDHGPLVELMREAREEPGVRKVLVASGIRMDLARRDPQYMRELAEHHVGGLLKVAPEHTDPNVLSTMKKPTIDDFTAFDREFKKASSKAGKKQYLVPYFIASHPASDVDSMIELALFLKRNHYKPDQVQDFIPSPFDIAACMYHTGIDPMTKKPVYVAKQLRDRRSQRALLQFFKPENYFEVRRALEEAGRQDLIGSGCDCLIPDRAPKAALDKRRVKANREVREQREGDHIRGEPGYRPHRKSSQRRSR
- a CDS encoding leucine-rich repeat domain-containing protein, with product MQANSVTARSFRSYTLRSLFAFITILAVGLAWVAREQAQSRYEREIAEKLRARDVDPWLTGLYDTGSAGPMPWWRDALSRVYGERIRSVDFRWKRTPPDLSLLEHCTSIEEINFRVVAVSDLSPLAGYRKLYWLSVNSPQLQDVTPLVRVVSLKELLLDGTGVSDLRPLAGLVRLEWLVLDKTQVADLAPLANLRQMRALSIEDTQVSDLAPLANMTQLYQVLASRTKVSDLSPLAGHEGLSWLQFEGTSVHDLAPLARCENLIGLDSGDTRVTDISVLEKLTKLQWLSLRGLPLADVSSLSGLVQLEQLNLSQTQISDLAPLASLNALWNLELARTSVTDLTPLVGLARLRELDLSSTPVADISPLAGLQSLEKLDLTGTAVADVSPLATLRKLETLRIDGSLASSAQIAQLKQALPNCQISQ